In Patescibacteria group bacterium, one DNA window encodes the following:
- the uvrA gene encoding excinuclease ABC subunit UvrA: MKNDKIVIKGARVHNLKNIDVEIPRDKMVVITGISGSGKSSLAFDTIYAEGQRRYVESLSAYARQFLGVMDKPDCDRIDGMSPAISIDQKTVSKNPRSTVGTITEIYDYLRLLFARIGKPHCPKCGRAVSKQTINQILDQILKLKKGTKINLLAPIISDKKGEHKHVFQEILRAGYVRVRFDGQIYPMEEALDMDVDKNKRHNIDVVVDRIEMTGNSGDKIRVADSLETALDLGNGIVIANLANENKDMLFSQLFACPKCGINLRDLEPRNFSFNSPHGACKECTGLGTKLEVDENLVIPNKKLTLAQGAIRPWSSSVSMRQTWFSRILEALAEAYGFSLDAPVKDLPEKYLEKVLYGTGDKLIEVSDGMKTVKTTFEGVLPNLERRYKETNSDYIRSEIERYMRIQVCPKCHGKRLRPEVLAVKVFEKSISDVTEMTVDKLIPWFKELQNENILSAKDLKIAGQIVKEIGDRLKFLQNVGLEYITLDRAAHTLSGGEAQRIRLATQIGSGLVGVVYILDEPSIGLHARDNDRLIATLKNLRDMGNTVIVVEHDEQTILESDHVIDIGPGAGKHGGELIFSGTPTKIKQDKKSLTGLYLSGKKKIEAPTKYHKGNGKELKVIGASEFNLKNIDVTIPLGKFVCITGVSGSGKSTLMDEILGKALANKFYGAKDLPGAHKKIEGIENIDKVIRIDQSPIGRTPRSNPATYTGVFTYIRDLFAETPEARMRGYKAGRFSFNVKGGRCEACQGDGLVKIEMHFLPDVYVECEECKGQRYNKQALEIHYKGKNISEVLTMTIDEAMMFFRHIPALKQKLEILQDVGLGYLQLGQSATTLSGGEAQRIKLATELSRRATGKTLYILDEPTTGLHFEDVNRLLKVLNRLVDKKNTVLVIEHNLDVIKCADWIVDLGPEGGDKGGEVVASGTPKDVAKIKRSYTGQYLKRIINN; the protein is encoded by the coding sequence ATGAAGAACGACAAAATCGTAATTAAAGGCGCGAGAGTCCATAATTTAAAAAATATTGATGTTGAGATTCCAAGAGATAAAATGGTGGTAATTACTGGTATTTCTGGATCTGGAAAATCATCATTGGCTTTTGATACAATTTATGCTGAAGGTCAGCGAAGATATGTGGAAAGTCTTTCTGCTTATGCTCGACAATTTCTTGGAGTAATGGATAAACCTGATTGCGATCGAATTGATGGAATGAGTCCAGCGATTTCAATTGATCAAAAAACTGTTTCGAAAAATCCAAGATCAACTGTTGGAACAATTACGGAAATTTATGATTATTTAAGATTATTGTTTGCGAGAATAGGAAAACCGCATTGTCCAAAATGCGGAAGAGCAGTTTCAAAACAAACAATAAACCAAATTTTGGATCAAATTTTGAAATTAAAAAAAGGAACAAAAATTAACTTATTGGCGCCAATAATTTCAGATAAAAAAGGCGAACACAAACATGTTTTTCAAGAAATTTTGAGAGCAGGATATGTTCGAGTTCGATTTGATGGTCAGATTTATCCAATGGAAGAAGCTTTGGATATGGATGTTGATAAAAATAAAAGACATAATATCGATGTTGTAGTTGATAGAATTGAAATGACAGGAAATAGTGGAGATAAAATTAGAGTCGCTGATTCATTAGAAACAGCATTAGATTTGGGAAATGGAATTGTAATTGCAAATTTGGCTAATGAAAACAAGGATATGCTTTTTAGCCAATTATTTGCTTGTCCAAAATGTGGAATTAATTTAAGAGATTTGGAGCCAAGAAATTTTTCTTTTAATTCTCCTCATGGAGCATGCAAAGAATGTACTGGTCTTGGTACGAAGCTTGAAGTAGACGAAAATTTAGTGATTCCAAATAAAAAATTGACTTTAGCGCAAGGCGCAATTCGTCCTTGGTCTTCTTCTGTTTCAATGAGACAGACTTGGTTTTCTAGAATTCTTGAGGCATTGGCTGAAGCTTATGGCTTTTCTTTGGATGCACCAGTCAAAGATTTGCCAGAAAAATATTTAGAAAAAGTTTTATATGGCACTGGCGATAAATTAATTGAAGTCAGTGATGGAATGAAGACAGTTAAAACAACTTTTGAAGGTGTTCTTCCTAATTTAGAAAGAAGATATAAGGAAACAAATTCAGATTATATTAGATCAGAGATTGAAAGATATATGAGGATTCAAGTTTGTCCAAAATGTCATGGCAAGAGATTAAGACCTGAAGTTTTGGCAGTAAAGGTTTTTGAAAAATCAATTTCCGATGTGACAGAAATGACAGTTGATAAACTTATTCCTTGGTTTAAAGAATTACAAAACGAAAATATTTTAAGCGCTAAAGATTTAAAAATTGCCGGACAAATTGTTAAAGAAATTGGCGATCGTTTAAAATTTTTGCAAAATGTTGGTTTGGAATATATTACTTTAGATCGAGCAGCTCATACTTTGTCTGGCGGTGAAGCGCAAAGAATTAGATTAGCAACTCAAATTGGTTCTGGCTTGGTTGGCGTTGTTTATATTTTAGATGAGCCATCAATTGGTTTGCATGCTCGTGATAATGATCGTTTAATTGCAACTTTGAAAAATTTGAGAGATATGGGAAATACAGTAATTGTTGTTGAACATGATGAGCAGACAATTTTGGAATCTGATCATGTGATTGATATTGGACCTGGTGCTGGAAAACATGGTGGTGAATTAATTTTTTCTGGAACGCCAACTAAAATTAAGCAAGATAAAAAATCTTTAACCGGATTATATTTATCTGGAAAAAAGAAAATTGAGGCGCCAACAAAATATCACAAAGGCAATGGCAAAGAATTGAAAGTAATTGGCGCATCTGAATTCAATTTGAAAAATATTGATGTTACGATTCCATTAGGAAAATTTGTTTGCATTACTGGCGTTTCTGGATCTGGAAAATCAACTTTAATGGATGAGATTCTAGGCAAGGCATTGGCTAATAAATTTTATGGAGCAAAGGATTTGCCAGGTGCTCATAAAAAAATAGAAGGCATTGAAAATATTGATAAAGTAATCAGAATTGATCAATCGCCAATTGGCAGAACTCCAAGATCAAATCCAGCAACTTATACTGGAGTCTTTACATATATCAGAGATCTATTTGCTGAAACTCCAGAAGCAAGAATGAGAGGCTATAAAGCTGGAAGATTTAGTTTTAATGTTAAAGGCGGAAGATGCGAGGCTTGCCAAGGCGATGGATTGGTAAAAATTGAAATGCATTTCTTGCCTGATGTATATGTAGAATGTGAAGAATGCAAAGGACAAAGATATAATAAGCAAGCATTAGAAATTCATTATAAAGGAAAAAATATTTCTGAAGTTCTGACAATGACAATTGATGAAGCAATGATGTTCTTCAGACATATTCCAGCTTTAAAACAAAAGCTAGAAATTTTGCAAGATGTTGGTTTGGGATATTTGCAATTAGGACAATCAGCAACAACATTATCAGGTGGTGAAGCACAAAGAATAAAATTAGCAACTGAATTATCAAGACGAGCAACTGGCAAAACTTTGTATATTTTGGATGAACCAACAACTGGTTTGCATTTTGAAGATGTGAATAGACTATTGAAAGTTTTGAATAGATTAGTTGATAAGAAAAATACAGTATTAGTTATTGAACATAATTTAGATGTAATAAAATGCGCAGATTGGATTGTTGATCTTGGACCAGAAGGCGGAGATAAAGGCGGAGAAGTTGTGGCATCTGGAACACCGAAAGATGTCGCTAAAATTAAAAGAAGTTATACAGGACAATATCTTAAACGAATTATAAATAACTAA